From Budorcas taxicolor isolate Tak-1 chromosome 19, Takin1.1, whole genome shotgun sequence, the proteins below share one genomic window:
- the LOC128064804 gene encoding C-C motif chemokine 3-like, with product MEVPGAALAVLLLTAALSAHTCSATLGANTPTACCFSFVSRQIPRKFVDDYYETSSQCSKPGVIFKTKRGRQVCADPSEDWVQEYVTDLELNP from the exons ATGGAGGTCCCCGGGGCCGCCCTGGCTGTCCTGCTGCTCACCGCGGCCCTCTCTGCCCACACCTGCTCTGCCACCC TTGGTGCCAACACCCCGACTGCCTGCTGCTTCTCCTTCGTCTCCCGGCAGATCCCACGCAAATTCGTGGACGACTATTATGAGACCAGCAGCCAGTGCTCCAAGCCCGGAGTCAT CTTCAAGACCAAAAGAGGCCGGCAGGTCTGTGCCGACCCCAGTGAGGACTGGGTCCAGGAATACGTCACCGACCTGGAGCTGAACCCCTGA
- the LOC128064809 gene encoding C-C motif chemokine 3-like, translated as MKVLVAAVFALCTVALCSYAQKKVYTPPTCCFTYTSRKIPQGNVVNYFKTSSDCPKPGIIFLTRKGRYVCVNPADSWVQKYIRDLKKSP; from the exons ATGAAGGTCCTCGTGGCTGCTGTCTTTGCCCTCTGCACTGTGGCCCTCTGCTCCTATGCACAAA AAAAGGTTTACACCCCACCCACTTGCTGCTTCACCTACACCTCCAGGAAAATCCCCCAAGGAAATGTGGTTAACTATTTTAAGACCAGCAGCGACTGCCCCAAACCTGGTATCAT CTTCCTCACCAGAAAGGGCCGATACGTCTGTGTCAATCCTGCTGACAGCTGGGTCCAGAAATACATCAGGGACCTGAAGAAGAGCCCCTGA